A genomic window from Desulfovibrio gilichinskyi includes:
- a CDS encoding methyl-accepting chemotaxis protein translates to MKLKAKFILPQTLIIILLGCLSVFVIVNSFKSLQEMYLSSVVDNAFSSVTTGIDSTTKDAQDIAALFSQRTDVVEAFELAASGNIDDENSAESQQAREMLRKTLSLDLKGYEDLGTGKLQLHFHLPNGRSLVRLWRKKQAKRDGKWVDISDDISSFRQTVLDVNKQGTPVGGIELGRGGFAIRGLVPVKDKSGKALGSVEVLKNFKPILQNVEDAGIETMLFMNKDLLNTATALQDAAKFPVLFQNYVLVSAINKDKNLSLVNKELLDKGRKGRVITNRGRIALAALPIKDYRGNQIGILVGVINLSDMVALSEKANIVFIGSIAAMLIVPLFLMMFILRKAILSPLKLISGKIDDIILDRADLGSSIAIKYNDEIGDMTAVFNRLLSKLHIMVKEMEVYVHVLNAVPDPIFAVDDTEQVIMANTAMSELSALSDQELMNSKCTDVFRNTTCESEQCSVHMCKKSGRQEIADVVKMKDSARKDVYIQAVSDILKDKNGSLLGYVTVARNVTDLIIKEQNINEQLERINEVNKSTALVAGNIYRYSEDLEKEMGSVNESVGVQHQRLAETSTAMEQMNVSVLAVAESASSASGKSLHTRDMAQDGANIVGETRNAITAVRNQTESLNEIMDQLGTQAQSIGGVLGVINDIADQTNLLALNAAIEAARAGEAGRGFAVVADEVRKLAEKTVAATKEVEVVIKGIQDHAKSSKDLTAKTASLVVAAAESAEKSGTSLKAIVELADESAADVSNIAAAAEEQSASSEEINRAMHDVNELALSVSERVKDSANSLNNLVKLAEELDEISNK, encoded by the coding sequence ATGAAACTTAAAGCTAAATTTATTTTACCGCAGACACTGATAATAATTTTATTAGGGTGTCTTAGCGTATTTGTTATAGTTAATTCTTTTAAATCATTGCAGGAGATGTATCTGTCCTCTGTTGTTGATAACGCGTTTTCTTCTGTAACTACAGGAATTGATTCAACAACAAAAGATGCTCAAGATATTGCAGCACTTTTTTCACAACGTACTGATGTCGTAGAAGCTTTTGAACTGGCTGCGTCCGGAAATATAGATGACGAGAACTCTGCTGAGTCACAGCAGGCAAGAGAAATGCTTCGCAAAACACTAAGCCTGGACCTTAAAGGGTATGAAGATTTGGGCACAGGTAAGTTGCAGTTGCATTTTCACTTGCCCAATGGACGAAGCCTTGTCAGACTTTGGCGCAAAAAACAGGCTAAGCGAGATGGTAAGTGGGTAGATATTTCTGATGACATATCAAGTTTCAGGCAAACAGTTCTTGATGTCAATAAGCAGGGTACTCCTGTAGGCGGGATTGAGCTTGGACGAGGTGGTTTTGCCATAAGAGGTCTTGTTCCGGTTAAAGATAAATCAGGCAAGGCTTTGGGTTCTGTTGAAGTCCTTAAAAATTTCAAGCCCATACTTCAAAATGTGGAAGACGCCGGAATCGAAACAATGCTGTTTATGAACAAGGACTTGTTAAATACTGCAACTGCATTGCAGGATGCAGCTAAGTTTCCTGTTTTATTTCAGAATTACGTGTTGGTAAGTGCTATTAATAAAGATAAGAATCTTTCACTAGTCAATAAAGAACTGCTCGACAAAGGCCGTAAAGGCCGGGTTATAACCAATCGTGGCCGCATTGCTTTGGCGGCTCTTCCTATAAAAGATTACCGCGGAAATCAGATCGGAATCTTGGTGGGAGTTATTAATCTTTCGGATATGGTCGCTTTGTCTGAAAAAGCCAATATTGTGTTTATCGGCAGTATCGCCGCAATGCTTATTGTTCCACTCTTCCTCATGATGTTTATTCTGAGAAAAGCTATTTTAAGCCCTCTGAAGTTAATCTCAGGTAAGATCGATGATATAATTTTGGACCGGGCTGACCTTGGAAGCTCAATTGCTATTAAATATAATGATGAAATAGGCGATATGACAGCTGTATTTAACAGGCTGCTCAGCAAGCTCCATATCATGGTAAAGGAAATGGAAGTTTATGTGCATGTTCTTAATGCCGTTCCTGATCCTATTTTCGCTGTGGATGATACGGAGCAGGTTATAATGGCAAATACGGCTATGTCCGAATTGTCCGCGCTCAGTGATCAGGAACTTATGAACAGCAAGTGTACTGATGTTTTCCGTAATACAACATGTGAATCAGAACAATGCTCTGTCCACATGTGCAAGAAAAGCGGACGTCAGGAGATTGCAGACGTTGTAAAGATGAAGGATTCTGCAAGGAAGGATGTATATATTCAGGCTGTTTCAGACATTTTGAAAGATAAGAACGGGAGCCTGCTTGGATATGTAACTGTCGCAAGAAACGTGACGGATCTAATCATTAAAGAGCAAAATATTAATGAGCAGTTGGAAAGGATTAACGAGGTTAATAAATCTACCGCTTTAGTTGCCGGTAACATTTACAGATATTCCGAGGATCTTGAAAAAGAAATGGGCTCAGTAAATGAGTCGGTTGGTGTCCAGCATCAGCGGCTTGCTGAAACGTCCACTGCCATGGAGCAGATGAACGTAAGTGTGCTTGCTGTTGCTGAAAGTGCTTCAAGTGCTTCAGGTAAATCTCTTCATACAAGAGATATGGCGCAGGATGGTGCGAATATTGTTGGTGAAACACGTAATGCCATAACCGCGGTTCGTAATCAGACTGAATCCTTGAACGAGATTATGGATCAGCTTGGCACTCAGGCGCAAAGCATTGGCGGAGTTCTGGGCGTGATTAATGACATTGCTGATCAGACGAATCTGCTTGCTCTTAATGCCGCCATTGAAGCCGCCCGCGCAGGTGAAGCCGGCCGAGGTTTCGCAGTTGTTGCCGATGAAGTAAGGAAGCTTGCGGAAAAAACAGTTGCTGCCACAAAAGAAGTTGAAGTTGTCATTAAGGGCATTCAAGATCATGCAAAAAGTTCAAAGGATTTAACCGCAAAAACAGCTTCACTGGTCGTTGCTGCTGCGGAGTCTGCGGAAAAATCCGGAACATCTTTGAAAGCTATTGTTGAGCTGGCAGATGAATCTGCTGCAGATGTGAGTAATATTGCCGCTGCGGCTGAAGAGCAGTCAGCCAGTTCAGAGGAGATAAACAGAGCTATGCATGACGTGAACGAACTTGCATTATCTGTTTCAGAGCGAGTAAAAGATTCTGCAAACTCACTTAATAATTTAGTGAAACTTGCAGAGGAGTTAGACGAAATCTCGAATAAGTAG
- a CDS encoding thioredoxin family protein, with protein MKVQVLGPGCPKCKKVEKIVREAIAEAGIEAEVVKVSDFQEIASFGVFSTPAVAIDGDVKVVGRVPSKDEILEWIK; from the coding sequence ATGAAAGTTCAAGTGTTGGGACCTGGATGTCCAAAGTGTAAAAAAGTAGAGAAAATAGTCAGGGAAGCGATAGCCGAAGCAGGAATCGAAGCAGAAGTGGTAAAGGTATCTGATTTTCAGGAAATAGCTTCTTTCGGAGTATTTTCAACTCCTGCCGTTGCAATTGATGGTGATGTAAAGGTTGTGGGAAGAGTTCCCAGTAAAGATGAAATTCTTGAATGGATAAAATAG
- a CDS encoding putative zinc-binding protein: MSKCDCACGSAPEFVFSCSGAADVGEMADQAARQLSREGCLKMFCLAGIGGRVSGIMKSTEAASKIVVIDGCPLNCARKTLEEAGFSGFEHLQLDNLGLKKGVAKTSPENIKLVVDSVNTLLKG, encoded by the coding sequence ATGTCTAAATGTGATTGCGCATGTGGTAGCGCTCCTGAATTTGTCTTTTCGTGCTCTGGAGCCGCTGATGTAGGCGAAATGGCTGATCAGGCTGCTCGTCAACTGTCACGTGAAGGATGTTTGAAAATGTTCTGCCTTGCAGGCATAGGTGGTAGAGTTTCCGGTATCATGAAAAGTACCGAAGCGGCGTCTAAAATTGTTGTAATTGATGGATGCCCGCTTAATTGTGCTAGAAAGACTCTTGAGGAAGCAGGTTTCTCAGGTTTTGAGCACCTGCAGCTTGATAATCTTGGGCTTAAAAAAGGTGTAGCAAAGACCTCTCCGGAAAATATTAAGTTGGTCGTAGATTCTGTAAATACTCTTTTGAAAGGATAA
- a CDS encoding thioredoxin family protein, whose product MRSAKVIFYLVILTLAMSLLNACSSEAGDAEKVITPSELISGKPQDVPIPGMVTMVDIGAHSCIPCKMMTPIIEKLSKEYAGRVAIAFIDVWQNRDEAPKYGVRTIPTQIFYDAAGNEKYRHEGFLGEKDIVSKLIELGVK is encoded by the coding sequence ATGAGATCTGCAAAAGTTATATTTTATCTGGTCATACTGACTCTTGCAATGAGTCTGCTGAACGCTTGTTCTTCTGAGGCCGGTGATGCTGAAAAAGTAATAACTCCTTCGGAGTTAATTTCCGGCAAGCCGCAAGACGTACCTATTCCCGGCATGGTTACCATGGTGGATATCGGTGCTCATTCTTGTATTCCGTGTAAAATGATGACGCCTATTATTGAAAAGCTTTCTAAGGAATACGCCGGACGCGTTGCTATAGCCTTTATTGATGTCTGGCAAAATCGTGATGAGGCTCCGAAATATGGAGTTAGAACAATTCCTACACAGATTTTCTATGATGCCGCCGGAAACGAAAAATATCGGCATGAAGGGTTTTTGGGTGAAAAAGACATAGTCAGCAAGCTTATAGAACTTGGTGTTAAATAG
- a CDS encoding cytochrome c biogenesis protein CcdA, which produces MTGGTALAALGCFFWGVVSVLFSPCHLASIPLIVGYVGGQKELVKGKKAALYATIFTAGLFITIALIGMICALLGRMLGDVGPYWTVLVGLVLIWVALDMLGVSGCSISGGLMSKLKVKGKSGAFVLGLAYGVLSGSCTFGFIAPILAVITVQNQIFTGIVYIVLFGIGHCIPIVIAGGSASLVQKMLLNQSWQRGGIFFRRLAGILIASMGVYFVIQPFMN; this is translated from the coding sequence ATGACAGGAGGCACAGCCCTCGCAGCTCTCGGCTGTTTTTTCTGGGGAGTAGTCAGTGTGCTGTTTTCTCCCTGTCATCTGGCCTCTATCCCATTGATTGTCGGATATGTGGGTGGACAGAAGGAACTTGTAAAGGGCAAAAAAGCCGCTCTTTACGCGACCATTTTTACAGCAGGGCTGTTTATAACCATTGCTCTGATAGGAATGATATGCGCTTTGCTCGGGCGTATGTTGGGTGATGTCGGTCCATATTGGACTGTGCTAGTTGGGCTTGTTCTCATTTGGGTTGCTTTGGATATGTTAGGGGTCTCTGGATGCTCAATATCCGGAGGGCTTATGTCGAAATTAAAGGTTAAAGGAAAGTCCGGAGCCTTTGTTCTGGGGTTAGCCTATGGAGTATTATCCGGTTCATGTACTTTCGGTTTTATTGCTCCTATTTTAGCGGTTATTACCGTGCAAAATCAGATTTTCACAGGAATTGTTTACATTGTGCTTTTCGGCATAGGGCATTGCATTCCTATTGTTATTGCAGGAGGATCTGCGTCTCTGGTTCAAAAAATGTTATTAAATCAGAGTTGGCAGCGTGGCGGAATCTTCTTTCGCCGCCTTGCAGGAATTTTAATAGCATCAATGGGGGTATATTTTGTTATTCAGCCATTTATGAATTAA
- a CDS encoding GNAT family N-acetyltransferase produces MEIFLRFDLENIDWKSVCEIFEKAPLGTRDPVKLMIASENSAVVCFAWDSNRIIGFGRALSDGVTCAAIYDLCLLPEYQSKGIGRLIMNGILEKLQNQNVILYAVPGKQGFYEKLGFKTMLTAMGSFIDMEKMKQMNYISKD; encoded by the coding sequence ATGGAAATCTTTTTGCGTTTTGATCTGGAAAACATTGATTGGAAAAGTGTATGCGAAATATTCGAAAAAGCACCTTTAGGAACACGGGACCCAGTCAAGCTAATGATTGCCTCTGAAAACAGCGCTGTAGTCTGTTTTGCATGGGATTCAAACCGTATAATCGGCTTTGGCCGAGCTCTTTCGGACGGTGTTACTTGCGCCGCAATATACGACCTGTGTTTGCTGCCTGAATATCAAAGTAAAGGTATCGGCAGATTAATAATGAACGGCATTTTGGAAAAACTGCAAAATCAAAATGTCATTCTGTATGCTGTTCCCGGCAAACAGGGCTTTTATGAAAAACTCGGATTCAAAACAATGCTGACCGCGATGGGATCTTTTATAGATATGGAAAAGATGAAACAGATGAATTATATTAGTAAAGATTAA
- a CDS encoding sulfite exporter TauE/SafE family protein: MEFETIFLVALQSSFFIGLIHGINPCGHSWLMLAPFVYGEKKGSRVFSLTSAFVMGTSIACLLIGFTLGSISLAIPASFEYVVDIVTVCVLIGLGAILIVKPELLHSHDHEHGPDEHSHEHEHSHAHDHDCQCGNDCEAKSAIRSVTFWSLFSIGFFNMLVPCPTVAIMYSYALDSGSVFKGTAVFASYAIGTGIALSAVIYAIYKAAGFIRTLEQGWVEPLVMRTAGVMTIAFGIYSYTTM, encoded by the coding sequence ATGGAATTTGAAACTATATTTCTGGTGGCACTGCAAAGCAGTTTTTTTATCGGCCTCATTCATGGTATTAATCCATGCGGGCATTCGTGGCTTATGCTTGCTCCTTTTGTTTACGGTGAGAAAAAAGGAAGCCGTGTTTTTTCACTGACTTCCGCTTTTGTAATGGGAACATCAATTGCCTGTCTTCTTATCGGTTTTACATTGGGATCTATTTCTTTGGCCATTCCGGCATCATTTGAATACGTCGTGGATATTGTGACCGTTTGTGTCTTGATCGGTTTAGGGGCAATCTTAATAGTTAAGCCGGAATTGCTCCATAGCCATGACCACGAGCATGGGCCTGATGAGCACAGTCACGAGCATGAACACAGTCACGCTCATGATCATGATTGCCAGTGCGGAAACGATTGTGAAGCTAAATCTGCAATTCGCAGTGTGACTTTCTGGAGTCTTTTTTCAATCGGTTTCTTCAATATGCTTGTGCCGTGTCCAACTGTTGCAATTATGTACTCATACGCGCTTGATTCCGGCAGTGTTTTCAAGGGAACAGCCGTTTTTGCAAGTTATGCCATAGGAACAGGAATAGCTCTTTCTGCCGTGATTTACGCTATTTATAAGGCTGCCGGTTTTATCCGTACTTTGGAACAGGGATGGGTTGAGCCTCTTGTAATGAGAACCGCCGGAGTTATGACAATAGCTTTCGGAATTTACAGCTATACAACTATGTAA
- a CDS encoding MarR family winged helix-turn-helix transcriptional regulator, with amino-acid sequence MSPLNKLNQSVIEFYEKLSSWENDIVRGKGITLPQMHTLEVLGSQQPMRMKELAQGMGITTGTLTVLVDRLESKGFVCRKPHDSDRRSILVELTESGEAMFAEHDRLHLRLIDELTAEISDSEREVFLSCLEKMNKAF; translated from the coding sequence ATGAGTCCTTTAAATAAACTAAATCAGAGTGTTATAGAATTTTATGAAAAGTTGTCATCTTGGGAGAATGATATTGTCCGCGGGAAGGGGATTACTCTTCCTCAGATGCACACTCTGGAGGTGCTCGGCAGTCAGCAGCCTATGCGGATGAAAGAGCTTGCACAGGGGATGGGGATAACAACCGGAACCCTGACCGTTCTCGTAGACAGACTTGAAAGCAAAGGTTTTGTATGCCGCAAGCCTCACGATTCTGATCGTCGCTCTATTCTTGTTGAATTGACCGAATCCGGTGAAGCCATGTTTGCAGAACATGATCGGTTACATCTGCGTCTGATTGATGAGCTTACTGCTGAAATCTCAGACTCCGAGCGTGAAGTTTTTTTGAGTTGTCTTGAAAAAATGAATAAAGCATTTTGA
- a CDS encoding ribonucleoside triphosphate reductase — MPKQILKRDGRLESWSTARISEAIFKALKASGIKDPLLSKRLGKKVEQKLAEFDVPEQETVQDMVQLVLMESRLYSVAERYIIYREKRRELRKQDEAYLDITGTIESYLDRSDWRVNENSNMGHSFQGLMLHMSGAVQARYCLEKYPEEIRLAHEHGYFHIHDLSFGLAGYCAGWSLRDLLIEGFGLRGRCSSSPAKHFDSVTGQMVNFLGTLQNEWAGAQAFNNVDTYLAPFVRHDGLDYTRVKQIIQKLIFNLNTTSRWGGQSPFTNFTFDMVPPKHIASEPVIIGGEFQDTTYGEYAAEMEMINKAFVEVMLEGDSDGRIFSFPIPTYNVTPDFPWETEVGELLLEMTAKYGAPYFQNFINSDMNPEDVRSMCCRLQMDVREIRKKTGGLFGAGDLTGSIGVVTLNLPKLAYLAQGEEDFLDLVSEYATLAKDSLEFKRKLVSANFESGMFPFSQHYLKNGFKGHFSTIGLIGGNEACHNMLGKGIETEAGTRLMQRVLNHLRDLVVKFQEETDNLYNLEATPGEGTCYRLAKIDKNLYADIYTAGDEVPYYTNSTLLPAGATEDVVYALEHQNKLQTLYNGGTVFHTFLGEAVSDTKALRNFIIKAMTNTKIPYISVTPTFSICDDHGYLYGEHFECPTCGKDAEVYTRIVGYYRPVNRWNKGKQEEYKDRAEYGHSSCGCSAPGGIVVESL; from the coding sequence ATGCCAAAACAAATTTTGAAACGTGATGGAAGACTTGAGTCATGGTCAACAGCCAGAATCTCTGAAGCAATTTTCAAGGCTCTTAAAGCAAGCGGAATAAAAGATCCTCTCTTGAGTAAGCGTCTGGGCAAAAAAGTTGAGCAGAAGCTTGCAGAATTCGACGTTCCTGAGCAGGAAACAGTTCAGGATATGGTGCAGTTGGTTCTGATGGAAAGCCGCCTCTATTCCGTTGCAGAGCGTTACATTATATATCGTGAAAAAAGACGTGAACTTCGTAAACAGGATGAAGCTTATCTGGATATTACCGGAACGATTGAAAGTTATCTGGATCGTTCAGACTGGCGCGTAAATGAAAACTCAAATATGGGACATTCCTTTCAGGGACTCATGCTGCACATGTCAGGAGCTGTTCAGGCTCGCTACTGCCTTGAAAAATATCCTGAAGAAATCAGACTTGCTCACGAGCATGGTTATTTTCATATCCACGATCTTTCTTTCGGCCTTGCAGGATATTGCGCAGGCTGGTCACTCCGCGATCTGCTGATTGAAGGGTTCGGTCTTCGCGGCCGCTGCTCATCTTCTCCGGCTAAGCATTTTGATTCTGTTACCGGACAGATGGTCAATTTTCTTGGAACATTACAGAATGAATGGGCCGGAGCTCAGGCTTTCAACAACGTAGATACTTATCTTGCTCCTTTTGTCAGACATGACGGCCTTGATTATACCCGTGTTAAGCAGATTATCCAGAAGTTGATATTCAACCTGAATACCACTTCCCGCTGGGGCGGACAGAGTCCTTTCACCAATTTCACTTTTGATATGGTTCCTCCTAAGCACATTGCCAGCGAGCCTGTTATCATCGGCGGAGAATTTCAGGATACCACTTACGGTGAATATGCTGCTGAAATGGAGATGATTAATAAAGCGTTTGTAGAAGTCATGCTCGAAGGTGATTCTGACGGACGTATTTTTTCCTTCCCGATTCCTACTTACAACGTAACTCCTGATTTTCCTTGGGAAACTGAAGTTGGTGAACTGCTTCTGGAAATGACCGCCAAATACGGCGCACCGTATTTCCAGAACTTCATCAATTCCGACATGAATCCGGAAGATGTCCGCTCCATGTGCTGCCGTCTGCAGATGGATGTCAGAGAAATCCGCAAAAAAACAGGCGGTCTTTTCGGCGCAGGTGACCTGACCGGTTCTATCGGTGTTGTTACTCTTAATCTTCCTAAGCTTGCTTACCTTGCTCAGGGTGAGGAAGACTTCCTTGACCTCGTTTCGGAATATGCGACTCTTGCCAAGGATTCTTTGGAGTTCAAGCGCAAGCTGGTTTCAGCCAACTTTGAAAGCGGTATGTTCCCGTTCTCACAGCATTACTTGAAAAACGGATTTAAGGGACATTTCAGTACCATCGGATTGATCGGCGGTAACGAAGCATGTCATAATATGCTTGGTAAAGGCATTGAAACTGAAGCCGGAACCAGATTAATGCAGCGTGTTCTTAACCATTTGCGTGATCTAGTTGTTAAGTTTCAGGAAGAAACAGATAATCTGTACAATCTTGAAGCAACTCCCGGTGAAGGCACATGCTATCGTCTGGCTAAGATTGATAAGAATCTCTATGCGGATATTTACACTGCAGGGGACGAAGTACCTTACTACACAAATTCAACTCTGCTGCCTGCCGGAGCAACGGAAGATGTTGTTTATGCTCTTGAACATCAGAATAAATTGCAGACACTTTATAATGGTGGAACAGTTTTTCATACTTTCCTTGGTGAAGCTGTTTCAGATACAAAAGCGTTACGTAATTTCATAATCAAGGCCATGACCAATACTAAGATTCCATATATATCAGTAACTCCTACTTTCTCAATCTGCGATGATCACGGTTATCTGTACGGTGAACATTTTGAATGCCCTACCTGCGGTAAGGATGCGGAAGTCTACACCCGTATCGTGGGCTATTATCGCCCTGTTAACCGCTGGAATAAAGGTAAGCAGGAAGAATACAAAGACAGGGCTGAATATGGACATTCTTCGTGCGGGTGCAGTGCTCCCGGTGGAATCGTCGTAGAATCCTTATAG
- a CDS encoding methyl-accepting chemotaxis protein — protein sequence MKVKSINTKLAFWITGIVFACIVVFVVVVSSLTNNAVFEIQKQNMEVLNLKLVQEAESFLDISRLDLKGYASNREYLHSFVDSYVRAGINKSLKSRIEEHGGMQAMAGFDKTGKIIFGLDNKGENLAGLNWGNKEYVQDILNGKDFSISDIIKLKGDNSHVVMMAVPVKDPGGRMFGGFLIGLDWDKYANDLIHDVSIGKHGYAYIISSDGHFLAHKDPSLVGEDVSAYDFIKKTLSAKKGFISYEWQGQEKVQSFMNVPMTGWVVCMSAYVSDLTEAATYERNILIAMGFGMILFLVGTIVFITRKQVIAPMDLIKDFTSEISQGNFKAELDGIFTCELLELSDNIKHMVAELKNKLGFSEGVLKGISTPCIVADANEKALFVNQYMLDLFNRPGVPADYIGRTVGDVVYGEPSRSTIVTKAIKENREHNNLEMDLNHPSGDAFNLLVNVSPLFDLDERMLGAILMATDMTEIKKQQRIIEEKNIMISDAAESATEISNQVASFSEALAAQIEQSSRGAEEQSAMASEAATAMDEMNSTVFEVARNASTAAGSADVAQEKALAGDKMVVKAVETIAEVHAISDALSHDMAELGTQAEGIGHIMGVITDIADQTNLLALNAAIEAARAGEAGRGFAVVADEVRKLAEKTMTATGEVGSYITQIQNSTRKNIVSAEKSTESILTVTELINKSGDILKEIVASISETSDQVRSIATASEQQSAASEEISRSTGQINTIAGETAQAMTESAEAVSRLTSLARELNAIIAKMQG from the coding sequence ATGAAAGTTAAAAGTATTAATACAAAATTAGCCTTTTGGATTACAGGGATTGTATTTGCCTGTATCGTAGTTTTTGTTGTCGTTGTCAGTTCACTTACCAATAACGCCGTTTTTGAAATTCAAAAGCAGAATATGGAAGTCTTGAATTTGAAGTTGGTTCAGGAAGCAGAAAGCTTTCTAGATATTTCACGACTTGACCTGAAAGGCTATGCCAGCAACCGCGAATATCTTCATTCATTCGTGGATTCTTATGTTCGTGCCGGCATAAATAAATCTTTGAAGAGTAGGATTGAGGAACATGGCGGTATGCAAGCCATGGCAGGTTTTGATAAAACCGGGAAAATTATTTTTGGTCTGGATAATAAAGGTGAAAATCTTGCAGGCCTTAATTGGGGAAACAAAGAGTATGTTCAAGATATTCTTAATGGGAAGGACTTTTCCATTTCTGATATTATCAAGCTGAAAGGGGATAACAGTCATGTTGTTATGATGGCTGTTCCTGTAAAGGATCCCGGTGGGCGAATGTTCGGAGGTTTTCTTATTGGTCTGGATTGGGATAAATATGCTAACGATTTAATTCATGATGTCAGTATCGGTAAGCATGGCTATGCATATATTATCAGCAGTGACGGACATTTTCTTGCTCATAAGGACCCTAGTCTTGTTGGAGAAGATGTCTCCGCGTATGATTTTATAAAGAAAACTCTTTCCGCTAAAAAAGGTTTCATCTCGTATGAATGGCAGGGCCAAGAAAAAGTCCAGTCGTTCATGAATGTTCCTATGACAGGCTGGGTTGTGTGTATGTCTGCGTATGTTTCAGATTTAACAGAGGCCGCAACCTATGAAAGGAATATTTTGATAGCCATGGGATTCGGTATGATTTTGTTTTTGGTTGGAACCATTGTTTTTATTACGCGTAAGCAGGTGATTGCCCCGATGGATCTGATTAAAGATTTCACCTCAGAAATTTCGCAGGGTAATTTTAAGGCCGAGCTTGATGGAATCTTTACCTGCGAACTGTTAGAGCTTTCTGATAACATCAAGCACATGGTTGCAGAGCTTAAAAACAAGCTTGGATTTTCTGAAGGAGTTCTCAAGGGAATATCGACTCCCTGTATTGTTGCTGATGCTAACGAGAAGGCCCTTTTTGTAAATCAATATATGTTGGATCTTTTCAATCGGCCGGGAGTGCCCGCAGATTACATAGGCAGAACCGTTGGTGATGTTGTTTATGGAGAACCTTCACGCTCAACCATTGTAACTAAAGCTATTAAAGAAAATCGTGAGCATAATAATTTAGAAATGGATCTTAACCATCCAAGTGGTGATGCCTTCAATTTGCTGGTAAATGTCTCACCTCTGTTCGACCTTGATGAACGCATGCTAGGCGCAATTTTAATGGCGACCGATATGACGGAGATCAAAAAGCAACAGCGAATTATTGAAGAAAAAAATATCATGATTTCTGATGCCGCTGAAAGTGCAACAGAAATTTCAAATCAAGTCGCCAGTTTTTCGGAAGCCCTTGCAGCTCAGATTGAGCAGTCCAGCAGAGGGGCTGAAGAACAGAGTGCAATGGCCAGTGAAGCCGCTACCGCAATGGACGAGATGAACTCAACTGTTTTTGAAGTAGCTCGCAATGCCTCAACTGCAGCAGGTAGCGCTGATGTCGCTCAGGAAAAAGCTCTTGCCGGTGATAAGATGGTTGTTAAAGCCGTTGAAACCATTGCGGAAGTTCATGCCATCTCTGATGCTTTGAGTCATGATATGGCGGAACTCGGCACGCAGGCTGAAGGTATCGGGCATATTATGGGCGTTATTACTGATATTGCCGATCAGACAAATCTTCTTGCTTTGAACGCTGCTATTGAAGCAGCAAGAGCAGGAGAAGCAGGACGGGGCTTCGCGGTAGTTGCTGATGAAGTAAGGAAACTTGCAGAAAAGACTATGACAGCTACGGGTGAAGTCGGATCTTATATTACCCAGATTCAAAATAGCACCCGTAAGAATATTGTAAGTGCTGAAAAATCGACAGAATCTATTTTGACAGTTACCGAGCTGATTAATAAGTCCGGTGATATCTTGAAAGAGATAGTTGCCAGTATCTCGGAAACGAGTGATCAGGTTCGCAGCATTGCAACCGCTTCGGAACAGCAATCTGCAGCCAGTGAAGAAATAAGCCGTTCAACAGGCCAAATCAATACTATTGCCGGAGAAACAGCCCAGGCAATGACAGAGTCTGCTGAGGCCGTAAGCCGATTGACATCTCTTGCCCGTGAATTGAATGCGATCATTGCTAAGATGCAGGGCTGA